In Bythopirellula goksoeyrii, a single window of DNA contains:
- the ptsP gene encoding phosphoenolpyruvate--protein phosphotransferase has protein sequence MERLQGIAVSPGIAIGESLVLDNEGFRIPRRFLPRDAVEEELLRLGKAFHAAEAEVERNRKTVSEQLGDDYAAIFSAHLQMLRDRRLHDEIEEMIRVRHYSPEYAVSRALRRYAKVFQSLQGKYMAERANDIFDIEKRILRNLLGRSREELANITSPVLVLAHNITPSETASLNPRFVLGLVTEIGGPGSHTAIVAEGLGIPAVVGVGPFLTDVSGGDTVIIDGDQGQIVLRPDEETVAHYRHEVEEQRSLAAKLEALRDLPAITMDGQVVQMMGNIEFPHEVELCKQRGANGIGLYRTEFLYLGRDDDPSEDAHYESYAEVVNDMGGLPVVMRTLDLGADKMRSLPDPEDERNPFLGLRSIRLALRNRDLFRTQLRAILRASSLGEIRIMFPLISTIMELRQARMVLADAMEDLEEANVPFDRSIKVGMMVEVPSAIMMMDRFVDEVDFFSIGTNDLIQYCLAVDRSNKDVANLYTAADPAVIRMIEIAVRVANQHGVPISMCGQMCGNPLYTMLLLGLGLRSFSVTPSAIPEIKRACRSVSTEQCVRVAEHVLKLESARDVKNFLKEELAKVFPELPL, from the coding sequence ATGGAACGCCTGCAAGGTATCGCCGTCTCACCAGGAATCGCCATTGGCGAATCGCTGGTTCTAGATAACGAGGGGTTTCGGATCCCTCGACGGTTCCTTCCGCGCGATGCCGTGGAAGAAGAACTGCTGCGACTGGGAAAGGCCTTCCATGCCGCCGAGGCGGAAGTCGAGCGCAATCGGAAAACCGTCTCCGAACAATTGGGGGACGATTATGCTGCGATCTTCTCGGCCCACTTGCAGATGTTGCGGGATCGCCGGCTGCATGATGAAATCGAAGAAATGATCCGGGTTCGGCACTACTCGCCCGAGTATGCAGTGAGTCGCGCCCTCCGGCGATACGCCAAAGTGTTTCAATCGCTCCAAGGCAAGTACATGGCCGAGCGAGCGAACGATATCTTCGATATCGAAAAGCGGATTCTGCGTAATTTGCTCGGCCGCAGTCGTGAGGAGTTGGCGAACATTACGTCGCCGGTGCTTGTACTCGCACACAACATCACACCGAGCGAAACCGCCAGTCTCAACCCTCGTTTTGTGCTGGGTCTTGTGACGGAAATCGGGGGGCCTGGTAGCCATACCGCCATTGTGGCCGAAGGATTAGGAATTCCGGCCGTGGTAGGTGTGGGTCCCTTTCTGACAGATGTCTCCGGCGGTGACACGGTCATTATCGATGGCGATCAGGGGCAAATTGTCCTACGCCCCGACGAAGAAACCGTCGCCCACTATCGTCACGAGGTTGAGGAGCAACGCTCCCTGGCCGCCAAGCTCGAAGCACTGCGAGATCTTCCGGCCATCACTATGGATGGGCAGGTTGTCCAAATGATGGGCAATATCGAATTCCCCCATGAAGTGGAGCTTTGTAAGCAACGCGGGGCGAACGGAATCGGTTTGTATCGCACCGAGTTTCTCTATTTGGGTCGGGATGACGACCCTTCCGAAGATGCCCACTACGAGTCGTATGCAGAAGTCGTGAACGACATGGGAGGTCTACCCGTTGTCATGCGAACGCTGGATCTGGGTGCCGACAAGATGCGATCGCTTCCCGACCCCGAAGACGAACGCAACCCCTTCCTGGGCCTCCGCAGTATACGCCTGGCCCTGCGAAACCGTGATTTATTCCGTACTCAATTGCGGGCCATTTTGCGAGCGAGTTCCCTTGGCGAAATCCGCATCATGTTTCCGTTGATCAGTACGATCATGGAACTACGCCAGGCGCGGATGGTGCTGGCAGATGCGATGGAAGATCTCGAAGAGGCCAATGTACCATTCGATCGCTCGATCAAAGTAGGCATGATGGTGGAGGTGCCGTCGGCGATCATGATGATGGATCGGTTCGTGGATGAGGTCGATTTCTTCAGCATTGGAACCAACGATCTCATCCAATATTGTCTGGCCGTGGATCGAAGCAACAAGGATGTTGCCAATCTCTACACGGCCGCCGATCCGGCAGTGATCCGCATGATCGAAATCGCAGTGCGCGTTGCCAACCAACATGGTGTGCCAATCAGCATGTGCGGCCAGATGTGTGGCAATCCACTCTATACGATGCTGCTCTTGGGATTAGGGTTGCGGAGTTTCAGCGTCACTCCCTCCGCTATTCCTGAAATCAAGCGCGCTTGTCGCAGTGTCTCCACAGAACAATGTGTGCGGGTTGCCGAACATGTTCTCAAATTGGAGAGCGCCCGCGACGTAAAGAATTTCCTCAAAGAAGAATTAGCAAAAGT
- a CDS encoding HPr family phosphocarrier protein, which yields MNEQIVRRIVVITNEQGLHARPAQLMARLALQFESIIDLVRDNQRVDAKSILHMLTLGADQGTELIIEAKGPDAEEALDALVRLVESEFESNETMSQEKSG from the coding sequence ATGAACGAACAAATCGTGCGACGAATAGTGGTGATCACAAATGAGCAAGGTTTGCATGCGCGACCTGCTCAACTGATGGCTCGGCTGGCTCTCCAGTTCGAGTCGATCATCGATCTGGTGCGCGATAACCAACGTGTGGATGCAAAGAGCATCTTGCACATGTTGACCCTGGGGGCAGATCAGGGAACTGAACTAATTATTGAGGCCAAGGGGCCCGATGCTGAAGAAGCACTGGACGCACTCGTTCGACTGGTCGAGAGCGAGTTCGAGTCCAACGAAACAATGAGTCAGGAGAAATCGGGGTAG